Part of the Planococcus plakortidis genome is shown below.
AGCGCGTCGTCCATATAGCTGAAGGTCTGTGCGACCGGAACCGGCTCGCTGATGCCGGACGATTCGATGACGATATAATCGATATCCCCCTCGCTCACCAACTTCTCGACTTCTACGATCAAGTCTTCGCGCAACGTGCAGCAAATGCAGCCATTTTGCATTTCGACCAGTTTTCTTCCGTGCGGGAAAAGCCGCCGTTTTGAACGAGCGCGCTATCAATGTTCACCTCGCTCATGTCGTTGACGATCACTGCGACTTTCAAGCCTTCGCGATTCGTCAAGATATGATTCAATAGCGTCGTCTTGCCCGCGCCCAGGTATCCGCTCAATACGGTGATGGGGATGCGCTTGTCCATATGATCTAACTCCTTTATTATTTCAGTCATCAAATCGTAACGATTACGTTTTATATACTAAAGCGCTTTGCTCATTTGTGCAAGTATTTTTCGTGGAATTAAAAAAACCTGCCAAGCTGACAGGGTTTTCTCCATTCCAAGCACTTCATTTCTTATGCCCGCCGATCAGCTTCGTGCGGTCAATCGCCGTGCCCGCCTCCGTTCCGGAAACGCCCCGGTAGATCGCGGTCGGCCCGTGCTTGCGCTTGATCGCATCCATCGCCGCGCCAAGGCGCCGCCTTTGCCATTTATCCGCTTCGAACAAGCTCAGCTGCATCGAGGTCTCGTCCTCCAGATTGGTGATGGACAGCGAGATTTGCCGGACGGGCTGGCCGGTATAGAATTCGCGGAACAGTTCTTTGCATACGGCATAGATTTTCAAGGTGTCGTTGGTTGCCTCGTCGATGGAACGCGAGCGCGAAAAGCCTCCGCCAAATGATGTTTTGCTGTAGCTCATGCCAAGATGGATCGTGCGCCCCGCCATGCGCGCTTCCCGTGTGCGCATGGCGACGTCTTCGCACATCTCCAGCACAATCGTCAGGATGTCTTCACGCGTTTCATAGTCGCGGTAGAGGATTTGGCCTTTCCCGAAGCTTTTCTGCCCTTCGATGAGCAGCGACCCAAGCTCCGAATAGTCAATGCCGCGCGCGTGCTGGTGCAGCTGATGGCCCATGATGCCAAAGCGGTCTTCCAGCCGTTTGACGTCCGCCCGCGCCAAATCGCCGACTGTGAAGATTCCCATATTGTTAAGGTTGCGCTCCATCTTGCTGCCGATGCCCCACATTTTGCTGAGCGGGGAAACCGGCCATAGTTTTCTCGGCACGTCTTTCATTGTCCAATGCGCGAGCCCTTTTTTCTTGCCTTCAAGATCGAGTGCGAGCTTGGCCAGCAGCATATTCGGCCCGATGCCGACTGCGGACGGCAAGCCGAATTGGCGCATGATCGAATCCTGCATGTCGATGGCTGCTTTTTCCGGCGTGCCGTACAAATGGATGATGCCGGTCAAATCGATGAAACTCTCATCCACGCTGTAGACATGGATGTCTTCTTTCGGGACATACTGGGCGAACAGCTCCGTGATCGCCATCGAGATCTCCAAGTAAAACTGCATCCTCGGTTCAATAAGCAGGATATCCGGATGGTCCGGAATTTCAAATAGCCGCGTGCCGGTTCTGACGCCAAAGCGTTTTTTCATTTCCGGAGAGGCCGCGAGCACGACGCTGCCTTTTCGCTCCTGGTTCCCGACGATGGCAATGCATGCTTCCATCGGGTCGAGGCCGCGCTCGACCGCTGAGCAGCTGGCGTAAAAGCTACGCATGTCGATACAGGCGATATAGCGGGGCTTTCCTGTTTGATTTCCCATGTCGCCACTCCCAAATAGAACGTTTGTTCTTATTTTAGCGGAAAAAATAGTAAGCGGCAAGAGGCAAAAGAAAGGAAATTCAAGAAAAGGCAGAATGTTTTGAACTATTTTGGGATAATCAGTAAACTGAGAGAGCACAGTTGGAAAGAACAATTCGAGGGGGAATGGCATAATGGCAAGATTGAAAGGAAAAGTGGCCGTCATTACCGGAGGCGCTGGCGTAATCGGCAAAGTGACGGCGGAGCGGTTTTTGAAGGAGGGGGCAAAAGTCGTACTTGTCGATATTTCTGAACAAGCGCTCCAAGAAACAAAACAAGAACTTGGCAGCGAGGTGGAAATTGTCCAAGCGGATGTCTCCAAAGAAGCGGACGTCAAAAACTTTGTCGATAAAACGGTCGAAGCATTTGGCAAGATCGACGTGTTTTTCAACAATGCAGGGATCGAAGGGCGTGTCGCTCCACTCATCGAGCAGACAGTGGAAGATTTCGACCAAGTCATCGACATCAATGTGCGCGGCGTCTTTCTCGGAATGAAACATGTGCTGCCGGTCATGTACAAACAAGGCTCCGGGAGCGTCATTAATATGTCGTCGGTGTCGGGCCTTAGCGGTTCACCGAACGTCAGCCCATATATCACATCAAAGCACGCGGTCGTCGGTTTGACGAAAGCTGCAGCTTACGAAAGTGCACGCCATCAAGTCCGCGTCAATTCGGTCCACCCGTCGCCGGTCAATTCACGCATGATGCGCTCGCTCGAGGAAGGACTCGGTACAACTGAAAAAACTTTGTCGAAAACGATTCCGCTCGGCCGCTACGCTGAATCCGAGGATATCTCCAATCTTGTGCTGTTTCTTGCTTCCGACGAAAGTTCGTTCATCTCAGGCACCCAGTACCGCGTGGATGGCGGCATGGCCGCATTATAGAAAAAGACGGACACCCAGCATTCGGGGATGTCCGTCTTTTACTTATTCACGGCCCGGCAATTTCAAATCTACGACCGGGTTTTGCAAGGTTTTGAAGCCGTCGATGCGGCATTCGACCACATCGCCGTCGCGGATGACGACTGCCCCCGGCGTCCCGGTCGAGATGATGTCTCCGGGCAATAGCGTCATCACTTCCGAATGAAACGCTATGAGGTCCCGCGGCCGGAACGTCATATTCGAGACGCTGTTTTTCCGGTGGATTTCCCCGTTCTTGACGGTTGCCACCGTTAGTTCAAGTACCGCATCCACTTCGTCGGGCGTCACAAGTTCCGGCCCGAAACTGAAGAAGGTGTCGAAGCTTTTTGCGCGCGTCAAATAGCGCGGGTTTTTCTCAAGAATGTCTTCCGCGGTCATATCAATGATGGTCGTGAAGCCCGCCACTACATCAAACGCATCTTCTCTCGAAACGTTTTCACATTCCGTCCCGATAATGATGCCGAGCTCCGCTTCCGCCGTCACCCGGTTAGATTGCTTGGGCAGCTCGATCACATCGCCCGGCCCAATGATTGCCGTATCGGGTTTCATGAAACTTGCCGGTTCGGTGTCGGGCGATACTTCCTTCAAATCTGCGGCATGTTCGGCATAGTTCAGCCCGATGCCCCAAATTTTCCGCGGATGCCGGTATAGAGGCGCGTAATCCGCTTCGGAAAACGGCATAAGCGATGCCTCGAGCGCCCCTTCAGGCATGCGCTCGAATTCCTCCCTCAGCCATCTTTTCAATAGCTGAAGTTCTCCTGTTTCGATCAGCGTAAACAAATCGGTCGGCCAGTTTTCCGCCGTATGTTCGTTGAGTTTGCGCAATGGCAAAAATCCGTCCTTCATGACCAGTGCCGCTTCTTCTGTGCCGTTCCACTGGATTGTCGCGAGGCGCATCACACATCCCCCCTTTCCTTTCTCTTATTTCGGTCTCTTTCGGCCGAAACCCTGCCGAAAGACAGAAAAACAGGCTTTCCTTCTAGAGGAAAGCCTGTTGGTTTCAATCGTTCTCTTTTAATCCATCGATATATTGCTTCGCTTCGATGAGCGAATAGCCGAACGCGACACGCGCCGCTTTCACTGCGCGGACTTCCTGCCCTTCGGCAATCAAGCGCCGCAGCTCGTCATTGATCGCCGGTTCTTCTAAACTCACTTCCGCTTCCAATTGTTCAATGCGTTTTGACATATGTTTCATGCGCACCTCCAATGCCTGGATCCGCTGGCTCAGCAATAAATACACCGCCCCGACTGCCCCTATCGAGAGCCCGATTAACCATACCCAATCCATGCCCTCTGCCATTTAGCGTTCCAGCCGATCTAAAAATTTCTCGAGACGGTCGACGGTCGTCAAGCGGGCATTGCACGCCGTTTCATCTGCACAGATGTACTGGCCGTGCTTGACGTAGCTGTCAATGTTCGCGCCTTTGGTCTTGGCCATGAATAAGCCGACCGAGCTGTGTTTATGGCAAATCATGCAGACGCCCTGCTTGCGGCTCGCGCCGAATTGGCCGCTCACGGCTTGCAGTCGGCCATTGCGTTCAGCCACCAAAAAGCGGTTGGTGTTTTCCTGCCAGGACAAATACGACAAAGCATGGAAATCCATCGCCGGGAGATTCGGCCCTTTCAGCCTTTTCGCTTTTGGAAACAAACGCTTTAAATTGTCGAGGTTGACAGTTGGAAAGGGAATCAAGTAAGGGCGCAGCCCCGCCAGAAACTCTTCCGCAGCGTCAGTGTCTTTTACCGCCGTCAATGGGCGCAATACGTTTTTCTGCTCTTCTGTCAACGCCGGAAACAATGCGAACACTTTTTCATGGCTCAAATGGCGCAACACGCTCAGCACTTCCGCATCGTTCGCCGTCGCATGCGCCGTCACAAGCGCCAAGGCCTGTTCTTTAATGAAATTATATTGATGGTTGCGGATAAACGCTTCAGGCTGTCCTGATACATTTGTCCGATCCGTCGACTCTTTGATGATGGTCATCGCTCTCCATCTCCTTTTCAGGTTCTGGTTATGTTCTCTTTCATCATACTTCATCTAAAAGTTCGTTTCCATTATAGCCCATTTACAAAAGCCAATAACCCGGGTATTGTAGCGGGTCACTGGCCTTGGCAATTAGCTGATATTCTTTTTCAAGCGATAGTTGGTGCGGTAGTTCTGCCATGCGGTGAATAAGATGGACAGTATAGCCAGAATGAGGAATGTTAAGGAAATGGGGCGTGTCAGAAACAATGTCCATTCCGGATCGGCCATAACTGCACGGCGTAGGTTGACTTCTGCGATCGGCCCGAGAATAACCCCGATAATCGCTGGAGCCAAGGAAAAATTATACTTGGTGAAAAGATAACCGATGAACCCCATAACGAGCAAAATGTAGAGATCCGTAAACCGATTATTGAGAACGAATGTTCCGATTACGCATAATACCAGTATCACCGGGACTAGTATTTGTACCGGAACCTGCGTCACTTTCATGAAATAGCGCATACCAAGAAACTGGGTGATCAGCATCCAGAAAGAGGCGACAAGAAAGGCAAAGAAGATACCGCCGACGATGTTCGGCTCATTGACGATCAGCAAAGGGCCCGGCGTGATGCCATGGACCATCAATGCAGAGAGCAATACAGCTGTAACTGCTGAACCCGGTATGCCTAGAGCCACTGTCGGGATCAAGTCACCGCCGACCGTGGAGTTGTTTCCGGCTTCTGAAGCAATAACGCCTTCTTCACAGCCTGTCCCGAATTTCTCTGGATTTTTGGACCATTTCTTTGCTTGGTCATAGGCTACTATATTGGCGATACTTCCGCCCGCGCCAGGAATCGCACCAATGATGGCACCGATGGCAGAAGAACCGAGCAACGTACCCGGCTTCTTTAAAACCGTCAGCATGGTATGGATTGGACGCAGGACAAATTGGACATCCTTTAATTTCTCTTCAGCGCGCTTGGCGTCGTCTTTGTCCAGCTCTTTGCGTTCAAGTGAGACAAGAAGGCGCGAAATCGCAAACATCCCGATTAACACCACCAGGAAGGGGATGCCCGCCCTCAAAGTTTGCAAATCGAACGAAAAGCGTGAGATACCGGAAATCGGATCTGCTCCGACTGTTGCAATGAGAATACCGAACAAGCCGGCTATCAAACCTTTAATTATTGAATCGCCCGTGACGCTTGCAATGATCGTCAAGGAAACGACGATGAGCGAGAACATTTCCCAAGGCCCCATCATCAGTGCAAATTTGGAGATTTGAGGCGCAATCGAGACAAGGAGAATGAAGCTGATGATCGAGCTTAGAAATGACGCCCAAATGCCGATCGATAGCGCCTTGCCCGGCTCCCCTTTTTGCGCCATCGGGTAAGCATCGAAGGTCGTGGCGATTGATGAAGGCGTACCAGGGATTCCAAGCAGCGCTGCCGTAATCAAACCGCCGGACATGCCTCCGACAAAGACGCCGACCATCGCTGCGACACCCGATACAGGGTCCATGCCGAATGTCAGCGGAAGCGTCAGCACAATCGCCATGGCGACCGTAAAGCCCGGGATCAGACCCGCCAAAATCCCAACGATTACCCCTACCAAGATGATTAACAAAATACGCCATTGAAATATTTCAGCAATTCCTAGAATAAACAAGTCCATCATCTAGAAAGACCTCCTTTCTATGTTGGTTTAAAAGAAGATTCCGGAGGGGAATCGGACATTCAGGAAGTTTTCAAAGAAGAAATAGGTCCCGAGTGTGACGGCGACAGAAACAATGGTGATGACTATAATGTCTTTTTTGGCCCGGGAACCTACTAGCAAACCCGTAAAGATAATGAATGCGATTGTGGAGACGACGAATCCGATAAATTGCATCAGGAAAATGTAAATAAAGAAAACCAATAGTGTCAGAATTACCAATCTATATTCTTTATAAAAACCTCGCGCTCTTTCACCTGCTCCTTGCCGCTCGTCACCAGTCGGTTTAGACTTCATGAGAGCCAGTCCCTGCTTGATGATCAGCATGAGCGACAATAAAATCAAAAGCCCGGCAATCAATTTTGGAAAGGAGCCGGCATCGAGATGAACTTCGTTGAGCGCCGGGAAATCGTTCGATCGCAGATAAATGACTGCGCCAAGCGCAATCAATGCCAAACCTATCAATATCTCACCCATGATGTTGTTCCTCACCTTCTTATTGGATGCATGAAGCCCGGGAGTCTAGACGCGCCCCCAGGCTTCCGCTGTAACATCCATTTAGTCCACTTTCTATTCGAGGTCCTGAACGATTTCGCTAATGATTTCGTCTTGTTCCTCTAAATGAGCACGATATTCTTCCGGCCCCATGAAATCGACTTCGGTTCCTACATTTTGTACGGCCTCGATATAAGCTGGATCATTTGAAGCCTCTTCGAAAGCAGTTGCCAATTTTTCAATGATTGCAGGGTCTGTGCCTTCTGGGGCGACATAACCGCGGTTGATGCTCATTGTCACGTCATAGCCGCTTTCCACGAATGTCGGGACGTCGGGCAATCTCTCGATGCGTTCCGATGTACCGATGGCCAGGAATTTCATATGCCCCGCTTCGACGAATTCATTTGCTGACGAATAATCGACAATCGCTGCATCGATATGGCCGCCTGCGAGTGCTTGAATCGCTTCGCTCAAGCCTTCGTAGCCAACGAGATTGTAATTTATCTCAAGTGCACGTCCAAGTTGCTCGACCCACACACGCGGGATACCGGCCACCGTTCCGCCGAAGCGCACTTCATTTTCTTTGCCATATTCCACGAATTCTTCCAGGGAATCGATCCCCAGGTCATTCGAGACCGCCAAAATCTGATCGGAGGCGGACATTGAAGCAATAGGTTCAAAGCTGTCATAATTGATTGATGTAATGTCTGTATGGTGGGCAACTAGGAGCCCTTCGTGAATTTGCCCAATGCTATAGCCGTCAGCTTCCCGTTCAGTCAATTCTTCCAAACCGACCGTACCGCCGACCCCAGGTGAATTGATGACAACAAAGGATTGGTCAAAATGATTGCCGCCGTGTTCAGCGACGAGGCGGCCTTCAATATCGCTCCCTCCTCCTGGAGCCCAAGGAATGATCATTTCCACTTCACGTTCCGGATAATTCTCGACTGCTGCCCCGCTATCTTCTTCACCGCAAGCTACAAGCCCAAGTGCAGCTGCTGAAACTCCTGTAGCCAGCGCCATTTTTCTCCATGCATTTCTTTTCATATACATTTCTCCTTTTTTAAGAAATTCCTGTCAGCGCCCCATACAACAACGCCAGACCAATAACCAAAGCAGGGTGCAGTTTCCATTTCTCGAGCATCAGGTAGCTTGCCACCATCAGGATTGCCGTCTGGAGGCCTCCGAGCGACGCTTCCGAAGTTAAGATAAAGTCTAATGTCATGACGCCGATCAAGACGGCGATGACCGGCTTGACGACTTTCGAGATGTTTTTCACTTCGCGTGAATCTTTGTATTTGAAAAGAACCGCCATAAGCGCAATCATCAGGATCAGCGATGGCGCAACTGCCCCGAACAGGCCGGCGATGGCGCCAAGGGCACCTCCCTCGGCATAGCCGATGTACCCTGCCATTTTAGTTGCAATCGGGCCAGGCAAGGAGTTGCCAAGCGCCAGCACTTCGCTGAATTCCTGTGTATCCATCCAGCCATAGCGATCCACGACTTCCTTTTCGACGAGCGGGATCGAGGCCGGCCCGCCGCCGTAACCGACGATGCCCGGAATGAAGAAAGCCAGGAAAATCTGCCAGTAAATCATGTTCTGCTCACCGTCCTTTTAATGAATGGTACGAGGACCAGAAGAATCAAAGCGGCGATCAGAAAAGCCGGATGCAGACCAAACACTTCCAGAAGAAGAATTGAAATAACGATCAACAGGATTGCCCGGCTCCATCCGAGCGCTTTTTCGGATTGCTGGATAAAATTCCACGTCAGGACACCGAGCATGACGGCCACGACCGGAACAACCGCATTTGACATATTCGCCACCCACGGCACATCTTTATAATTTTGCAGGATGCCGAGAAGCAGGATCATCAAGATGACGGTCGGAATGACGGAGGCGGCCAGGGCAATCAAACATCCACGCAGCCCCGCCACACGATAGCCGATATAGCCGGCAAGTTTGGTCGCGATCGGCCCAGGCATTGTGTTGGCGAGGGCAATCGTATCGCCGTAGTCATCGTCCGTCATCCAGCCGTAGCGTTCCACTACGTCGCGCTGCATGATCGGGATGACTGCCGGCCCGCCGCCGAATCCGAGCATGCCTGCACGGAAAAAAGCCATGGCGAGATCGATCGATTTGACGCTTTGTTCTTTTACCAAACAGCAATCGCCCCATCCGTCCGGGATTCCGTGCCTCCTGCAAGCACGCCTGTTTCGGGATTGCGCCAGATGATCTGGCCGCGCCCAAAGCTTCCTGGATCGGCCATCACTTCCACTTGATGCCCTCTTCGCTGCAATTCCTGTGCCAGGTAATTCGGGAATTCCGCTTCCACGGTCACTTTCTTGCCACCCATCCATTGCCAGCGTGGCATATCGAGTGCCGCTTGCGGATTCAATAAGTAATCAAGCGTGTTCACCACGACTTGGAAATGGCCCTGTGGCTGCATATAGCCGCCCATGACACCGAACGGCCCGACCGCCTCGCCCGCTTTCGTCAAAAATCCCGGGATGATCGTATGGAACGTGCGCTTGCCGGGCTTCAAGGCGTTCGGGTGATTTTCATCGAGCGAGAAATCCGCCCCGCGGTTTTGCAGGCTGATGCCGGTACCAGGAATGACGATTCCCGATCCGAAGCCCATGTAATTGCTCTGGATATACGAAATCATATTGCCTTCTTCATCGGCCGCCGCAAGATAGACCGTCCCGCCTTGTGGCAGTTCATACGGAACCGGGTCCACGGCTTCAGCGCCGATTTGTTTCGCGCGGCTTGCGGCATAATCATCGGACAGTAGCTGTTCAGCCGTCACTGGCATGTCAGCTTGTTCGGTAATGAACGCCTGGCCATCCGTGTAGGCCAATTTCATCGACTCGATTTGCTGGTGCAGCGTGTTGCCGCTCTGCCATGCCGGCTCGTCCAGCTGCTTGAAGATATTGAGCGCCATTTGTGCGACCATGCCCTGGCCATTCGGCGGGATTTCCCATACTTCATGCCCTTTATAGCTCGTCGAGATCGGCTGGACCCATTCCGCCTTATACGCGGCTAAGTCTTGTTTTTTCAGGAAGCCGCCGTGTTCCGTCATGAAGCTGTCGATTTTCTCTGCCAGCTCGCCTTCGTAAAAGGCTTTGGCATCGCTATCGCCGATTTTACGGAGCGTGTCGGCATGGCCAGGCGATTTCCACATCTCGCCGATTTCCGGCGCGCGGCCATCCGGTGCGAAAGTTTCGAACCAGGCTTTGAATTCTTTATCGGTGAAAGTCTTCTTGAAATTGTCATACGCTTTTTTCCAGAACTTGCCGAGAATCGGCGTCAGCGGATAGCCTTCCTCCGCGTAGCGGATCGCGGGCTCCAATGTTTCAGCAAGCGGTAATTTTCCGAAGCGTTCCGAGAGCTCCGCCCATGCAGCGGGAACTCCTGGAACCGTAATTGGCACCAACCCGTGCGTCGGCATCTTCTCATGCCCTTTCGCCTTCACTGCTTCGATCGTCAATTCCTGAGGGGATGGTCCGGAAGCATTCAAGCCGTGCAGCTCGCCTTTC
Proteins encoded:
- a CDS encoding chromate transporter, whose protein sequence is MIYWQIFLAFFIPGIVGYGGGPASIPLVEKEVVDRYGWMDTQEFSEVLALGNSLPGPIATKMAGYIGYAEGGALGAIAGLFGAVAPSLILMIALMAVLFKYKDSREVKNISKVVKPVIAVLIGVMTLDFILTSEASLGGLQTAILMVASYLMLEKWKLHPALVIGLALLYGALTGIS
- a CDS encoding tripartite tricarboxylate transporter TctB family protein is translated as MGEILIGLALIALGAVIYLRSNDFPALNEVHLDAGSFPKLIAGLLILLSLMLIIKQGLALMKSKPTGDERQGAGERARGFYKEYRLVILTLLVFFIYIFLMQFIGFVVSTIAFIIFTGLLVGSRAKKDIIVITIVSVAVTLGTYFFFENFLNVRFPSGIFF
- a CDS encoding fumarylacetoacetate hydrolase family protein, producing MRLATIQWNGTEEAALVMKDGFLPLRKLNEHTAENWPTDLFTLIETGELQLLKRWLREEFERMPEGALEASLMPFSEADYAPLYRHPRKIWGIGLNYAEHAADLKEVSPDTEPASFMKPDTAIIGPGDVIELPKQSNRVTAEAELGIIIGTECENVSREDAFDVVAGFTTIIDMTAEDILEKNPRYLTRAKSFDTFFSFGPELVTPDEVDAVLELTVATVKNGEIHRKNSVSNMTFRPRDLIAFHSEVMTLLPGDIISTGTPGAVVIRDGDVVECRIDGFKTLQNPVVDLKLPGRE
- a CDS encoding gamma-glutamyltransferase family protein gives rise to the protein MDYSNHPYPGKRHTVFGKKGMVATSQPLAAQTGLEILKKGGNAIDAAIATAATLTVVEPTSNGIGGDAFALVWVKGELHGLNASGPSPQELTIEAVKAKGHEKMPTHGLVPITVPGVPAAWAELSERFGKLPLAETLEPAIRYAEEGYPLTPILGKFWKKAYDNFKKTFTDKEFKAWFETFAPDGRAPEIGEMWKSPGHADTLRKIGDSDAKAFYEGELAEKIDSFMTEHGGFLKKQDLAAYKAEWVQPISTSYKGHEVWEIPPNGQGMVAQMALNIFKQLDEPAWQSGNTLHQQIESMKLAYTDGQAFITEQADMPVTAEQLLSDDYAASRAKQIGAEAVDPVPYELPQGGTVYLAAADEEGNMISYIQSNYMGFGSGIVIPGTGISLQNRGADFSLDENHPNALKPGKRTFHTIIPGFLTKAGEAVGPFGVMGGYMQPQGHFQVVVNTLDYLLNPQAALDMPRWQWMGGKKVTVEAEFPNYLAQELQRRGHQVEVMADPGSFGRGQIIWRNPETGVLAGGTESRTDGAIAVW
- a CDS encoding FusB/FusC family EF-G-binding protein; this translates as MTIIKESTDRTNVSGQPEAFIRNHQYNFIKEQALALVTAHATANDAEVLSVLRHLSHEKVFALFPALTEEQKNVLRPLTAVKDTDAAEEFLAGLRPYLIPFPTVNLDNLKRLFPKAKRLKGPNLPAMDFHALSYLSWQENTNRFLVAERNGRLQAVSGQFGASRKQGVCMICHKHSSVGLFMAKTKGANIDSYVKHGQYICADETACNARLTTVDRLEKFLDRLER
- a CDS encoding Bug family tripartite tricarboxylate transporter substrate binding protein, which encodes MKRNAWRKMALATGVSAAALGLVACGEEDSGAAVENYPEREVEMIIPWAPGGGSDIEGRLVAEHGGNHFDQSFVVINSPGVGGTVGLEELTEREADGYSIGQIHEGLLVAHHTDITSINYDSFEPIASMSASDQILAVSNDLGIDSLEEFVEYGKENEVRFGGTVAGIPRVWVEQLGRALEINYNLVGYEGLSEAIQALAGGHIDAAIVDYSSANEFVEAGHMKFLAIGTSERIERLPDVPTFVESGYDVTMSINRGYVAPEGTDPAIIEKLATAFEEASNDPAYIEAVQNVGTEVDFMGPEEYRAHLEEQDEIISEIVQDLE
- a CDS encoding chromate transporter — translated: MAFFRAGMLGFGGGPAVIPIMQRDVVERYGWMTDDDYGDTIALANTMPGPIATKLAGYIGYRVAGLRGCLIALAASVIPTVILMILLLGILQNYKDVPWVANMSNAVVPVVAVMLGVLTWNFIQQSEKALGWSRAILLIVISILLLEVFGLHPAFLIAALILLVLVPFIKRTVSRT
- a CDS encoding tripartite tricarboxylate transporter permease, with product MMDLFILGIAEIFQWRILLIILVGVIVGILAGLIPGFTVAMAIVLTLPLTFGMDPVSGVAAMVGVFVGGMSGGLITAALLGIPGTPSSIATTFDAYPMAQKGEPGKALSIGIWASFLSSIISFILLVSIAPQISKFALMMGPWEMFSLIVVSLTIIASVTGDSIIKGLIAGLFGILIATVGADPISGISRFSFDLQTLRAGIPFLVVLIGMFAISRLLVSLERKELDKDDAKRAEEKLKDVQFVLRPIHTMLTVLKKPGTLLGSSAIGAIIGAIPGAGGSIANIVAYDQAKKWSKNPEKFGTGCEEGVIASEAGNNSTVGGDLIPTVALGIPGSAVTAVLLSALMVHGITPGPLLIVNEPNIVGGIFFAFLVASFWMLITQFLGMRYFMKVTQVPVQILVPVILVLCVIGTFVLNNRFTDLYILLVMGFIGYLFTKYNFSLAPAIIGVILGPIAEVNLRRAVMADPEWTLFLTRPISLTFLILAILSILFTAWQNYRTNYRLKKNIS
- a CDS encoding SDR family NAD(P)-dependent oxidoreductase, which codes for MARLKGKVAVITGGAGVIGKVTAERFLKEGAKVVLVDISEQALQETKQELGSEVEIVQADVSKEADVKNFVDKTVEAFGKIDVFFNNAGIEGRVAPLIEQTVEDFDQVIDINVRGVFLGMKHVLPVMYKQGSGSVINMSSVSGLSGSPNVSPYITSKHAVVGLTKAAAYESARHQVRVNSVHPSPVNSRMMRSLEEGLGTTEKTLSKTIPLGRYAESEDISNLVLFLASDESSFISGTQYRVDGGMAAL
- a CDS encoding DNA polymerase thumb domain-containing protein, with product MGNQTGKPRYIACIDMRSFYASCSAVERGLDPMEACIAIVGNQERKGSVVLAASPEMKKRFGVRTGTRLFEIPDHPDILLIEPRMQFYLEISMAITELFAQYVPKEDIHVYSVDESFIDLTGIIHLYGTPEKAAIDMQDSIMRQFGLPSAVGIGPNMLLAKLALDLEGKKKGLAHWTMKDVPRKLWPVSPLSKMWGIGSKMERNLNNMGIFTVGDLARADVKRLEDRFGIMGHQLHQHARGIDYSELGSLLIEGQKSFGKGQILYRDYETREDILTIVLEMCEDVAMRTREARMAGRTIHLGMSYSKTSFGGGFSRSRSIDEATNDTLKIYAVCKELFREFYTGQPVRQISLSITNLEDETSMQLSLFEADKWQRRRLGAAMDAIKRKHGPTAIYRGVSGTEAGTAIDRTKLIGGHKK